A window from Candidatus Nitrosotenuis uzonensis encodes these proteins:
- a CDS encoding fibronectin type III domain-containing protein, whose translation MKRVLLLSSILILSWLFVEANAAIPPGPPSGFSATAVSPTQINLFWSAPANTGDSPVLGYKIEYKTGSGAYDVLVDNTSNTYYYHTGRTTGQSYTYRVSAVNTAGIGTASNEITVTPTSSSTASLPGSPTELSAVPVSPTQINLSWSAPTNNGGYLITGYKIEFRVGSNPYSVLVSNTGSSSTTYSHGSLTTNQVYVYRVYAITEFGTSQNPSGEAVGQPTASSAPSAPGSPTGLSAVPVSPTQINLSWTAPSPGSSPITGYKIEVKSGTGSYTTLVSNTGSTATTYSHGGLTTGTSYTYRVYAISSVGTGTASNEASATPTSSSTSGVPGAPTNLNAAAVSGTQINLSWTAPSNNGGSPITGYKIEYKVGSGTFTILVANTQNTATTYSHTGLTSGQLYVYRVSAINSVGTSSVSAESSATPTASSSASTPSAPGSLTAVVASPTQITLSWSSPSSDGGSPITGYKISVKKGSGSFETLVANTQSTATTFSHTGLTTGTTYYYQVAAINSVGAGSSSETSATPKETTTPTLTATAVSPTSIILSWVPPSQTYKQSITGYKIEEKIGVNAYRTVVDNTNSAGTTYTVTGLTTGNTYTFVVSAYFTLGGSPISNEASATPLSTSTAPQSQPTTSPPGIPTGLSASPILPTQINLSWTAPSNNGGSPITGYKIEVRKGDGQYETLTSTQNATTKYSHAGLTTGTTYYYKVSAINSAGIGLPSNEASATPTTSSGPQSSVPDAPKLSGTVVSPTQINLSWTAPSNNGGSPITGYKIEYKVGSGSFLTLTSKTTSTSYSHTGLLQNTYSYRVYAINAVGTGSASNTISLTTVSEEPTPKPDQEQKEKQLAAFVDPKQDPQYYVDRYNSEPAYKEWFDTHYGSHYDSIYEAVGLPEPGKKDPIATHIPGFPDPNLDPQYYVNRYNTEPAFMEWFNTNFPGKTIYQVLQIPEPESEPEPEPEPEPRPVDRTQCGPGTHLENGVCVLDKDTKGGGCLVATAAYGTETAWQVQRLREIRDDILLRTDSGTAFMAGFNGFYYSFSPTVADWERQNPAFKETVRVAITPMLSSLAILAHAEINSEQQMLGYGISIILLNLGMYIGLPTAVIVLARNKFHHSKN comes from the coding sequence ATGAAGCGTGTACTGTTACTTTCCTCCATTCTTATTCTGTCTTGGTTGTTTGTAGAGGCAAACGCGGCAATACCACCGGGGCCACCGTCGGGATTTTCAGCAACTGCGGTATCTCCTACGCAGATTAACCTGTTCTGGTCTGCTCCGGCCAACACCGGGGATTCGCCTGTTCTTGGATACAAAATAGAATACAAGACAGGCTCCGGTGCATACGATGTTCTGGTAGATAACACTTCGAACACATACTATTACCACACCGGCCGCACTACAGGACAATCTTATACGTATCGCGTTTCCGCAGTTAATACTGCAGGAATCGGAACAGCGTCAAACGAGATCACAGTTACTCCAACATCCTCCTCTACTGCAAGCCTGCCAGGGTCTCCGACAGAACTCTCAGCAGTCCCGGTATCTCCAACGCAAATCAACTTGTCCTGGTCTGCTCCGACCAACAACGGAGGTTATCTGATTACCGGATACAAAATAGAGTTCCGCGTGGGCTCCAATCCTTATTCTGTACTGGTCTCAAACACTGGCAGCTCATCTACAACATATTCTCATGGCAGCCTGACCACAAACCAGGTCTATGTGTATCGTGTTTATGCAATAACAGAGTTTGGAACAAGTCAAAACCCGTCAGGTGAGGCAGTCGGCCAGCCTACTGCATCGTCTGCCCCGTCTGCACCCGGATCTCCGACAGGACTCTCAGCAGTCCCGGTATCTCCAACGCAAATTAACCTGTCCTGGACGGCCCCCAGTCCGGGAAGCTCACCAATCACAGGATACAAAATCGAGGTAAAATCTGGCACTGGCTCGTACACCACACTCGTATCTAATACGGGCAGCACCGCAACCACATATTCACATGGCGGCCTGACAACTGGGACATCCTACACTTACCGGGTCTATGCCATAAGCTCAGTTGGAACAGGAACTGCATCAAATGAGGCATCGGCAACACCTACGTCGTCTTCAACGTCTGGTGTTCCCGGCGCTCCGACAAACTTGAATGCTGCCGCAGTTTCAGGAACACAAATCAACTTGTCCTGGACGGCCCCCTCAAACAATGGCGGCTCGCCAATCACAGGATACAAAATAGAGTACAAGGTCGGCTCCGGCACATTCACAATTCTGGTGGCAAACACGCAAAACACTGCCACAACATACTCACATACTGGACTAACATCAGGCCAGCTGTACGTTTACCGTGTCTCTGCAATAAATTCAGTTGGAACAAGTTCTGTTTCTGCCGAATCATCTGCGACACCGACTGCATCTTCTTCAGCTAGTACACCAAGTGCACCTGGGAGCCTCACTGCAGTTGTAGCATCTCCTACCCAGATAACACTCTCCTGGAGCTCACCTTCAAGTGATGGCGGCTCGCCAATCACAGGTTACAAGATTTCAGTAAAGAAAGGCTCTGGATCTTTTGAGACGCTTGTGGCAAACACGCAAAGTACTGCCACCACATTCTCGCATACTGGCCTTACCACCGGCACCACATATTACTATCAAGTTGCTGCAATAAACTCCGTTGGCGCAGGCTCTTCAAGTGAAACATCTGCCACTCCAAAAGAGACAACTACACCTACACTTACTGCCACCGCCGTATCGCCTACCTCAATCATACTATCATGGGTGCCTCCATCTCAGACCTACAAACAGTCAATCACAGGATACAAAATCGAAGAAAAGATTGGCGTTAATGCATACAGGACAGTTGTTGATAATACCAACTCTGCTGGCACCACATACACAGTCACAGGTCTTACCACTGGCAATACTTACACGTTTGTCGTTTCAGCATACTTTACGCTGGGAGGCAGTCCGATCTCAAACGAAGCCTCGGCAACACCGCTGTCTACTTCGACTGCACCACAATCGCAGCCTACTACAAGCCCACCAGGCATTCCAACAGGATTGAGTGCATCTCCAATTCTACCAACCCAGATAAACCTGTCCTGGACGGCCCCCTCAAACAATGGCGGCTCGCCAATCACAGGATACAAAATCGAGGTCAGAAAAGGAGATGGGCAGTACGAAACACTCACAAGCACCCAGAATGCAACCACAAAATACTCTCACGCAGGCCTTACCACCGGCACCACATACTATTACAAGGTATCTGCAATAAACTCGGCAGGAATCGGACTGCCATCAAACGAGGCATCTGCAACACCGACAACATCAAGCGGTCCGCAATCGTCTGTGCCTGATGCACCAAAACTATCAGGAACAGTGGTCTCGCCAACCCAGATAAACCTGTCCTGGACGGCCCCCTCAAACAATGGCGGCTCGCCAATCACAGGATACAAAATAGAGTACAAGGTCGGCTCTGGTTCTTTTCTTACCCTAACAAGCAAGACGACAAGTACATCGTATTCCCATACTGGGCTACTACAGAATACTTATTCTTACCGCGTATATGCAATAAATGCTGTCGGGACTGGTAGTGCATCAAATACAATATCGCTGACTACGGTGTCTGAAGAGCCAACACCAAAGCCCGATCAGGAACAAAAAGAAAAACAACTGGCAGCCTTTGTTGACCCAAAGCAAGATCCTCAGTACTATGTTGATAGGTACAACAGCGAGCCGGCATACAAGGAATGGTTTGACACACACTATGGATCACACTATGACAGCATCTATGAGGCAGTGGGCCTGCCAGAGCCAGGAAAAAAAGATCCCATAGCAACCCACATACCGGGATTTCCCGATCCTAATCTGGATCCGCAATACTACGTTAACCGATACAATACAGAGCCTGCATTCATGGAATGGTTCAACACTAACTTCCCAGGAAAGACGATTTATCAAGTACTACAAATTCCAGAACCCGAGTCGGAACCGGAACCGGAACCTGAACCAGAGCCAAGACCGGTAGACAGAACGCAATGCGGTCCTGGAACACATCTTGAGAATGGTGTTTGTGTTCTTGACAAGGATACAAAGGGAGGCGGATGTCTTGTGGCCACTGCGGCATATGGTACGGAGACTGCATGGCAGGTGCAACGTCTCCGGGAAATAAGAGATGACATACTGCTTAGAACCGATTCTGGCACAGCGTTTATGGCAGGATTTAACGGATTTTACTATTCGTTCAGTCCAACAGTTGCTGACTGGGAAAGACAGAATCCTGCATTCAAAGAGACTGTACGCGTGGCGATAACCCCGATGCTCTCATCTTTGGCAATTCTTGCACATGCTGAAATCAACTCCGAACAACAGATGCTCGGTTACGGAATTAGCATAATATTGCTGAACCTAGGTATGTATATCGGCCTACCTACAGCGGTAATCGTACTTGCAAGAAACAAATTCCATCATTCTAAGAATTGA